The genomic stretch ATCTTCCAGGTCTTCATCCCGGCGAGGGCGTGTTCGACGCGGGCCCGGACCTTGCGGTGCACCCTGTTCAGCTCCTCCTTCCACTCCGACAGCGGCTGTCCGTCGAGGGGTTTCCGATACGGCATGATCACGT from Parafrankia discariae encodes the following:
- a CDS encoding transposase family protein codes for the protein VIMPYRKPLDGQPLSEWKEELNRVHRKVRARVEHALAGMKTWKILRDYRRQARTLGITAAGIAHLYNISRTG